In the genome of Desulfobulbaceae bacterium, the window CAGTGAAAATATAGTCAGGTCCGGGACTGAACTCTCTGCCGACGGCGCGAAAGAGGGCGGGGTCAAAGGGCCCACTTCCCACCCGGTCGCCGATTACCACCTGCTCCCTGGCACAGGCGTTAAGCTTGATCAGGGCCTTGCCCAAATCATCGACCGAGAGCGAACATGAGGCAATGACAAGATCATAGGCGCCGAGACCCAAGGCAGACCAATCGTCCTCCCAGGAACCATGGACAATCTCGATATTGTCCACCCCTTCACTGATAGAACGAGCGCCAAGCTGCTCAAGCATCTCAGAGGAAAAATCTACCGCCGTCACCGAACGTACCTGCCGAGCAACAGGAATCGCCAAGGTACCGGGACCGGAACCGACATCAAGCACGGTCATATCAGAACGAAGCCTCAGGCGACTGATAAAGTCCGTCACGTACTGAGAGGCCGTGTTCCGCCGAGCAAAACCTGCAGCACGACGGTTCCAGTCCTCTTTAGTTTTCCCCTGCCAGGTGCGCCCTTTACGACTCTCCTGCCACAAACGATTCCAATCGACCTGAT includes:
- a CDS encoding class I SAM-dependent methyltransferase → MDQVDWNRLWQESRKGRTWQGKTKEDWNRRAAGFARRNTASQYVTDFISRLRLRSDMTVLDVGSGPGTLAIPVARQVRSVTAVDFSSEMLEQLGARSISEGVDNIEIVHGSWEDDWSALGLGAYDLVIASCSLSVDDLGKALIKLNACAREQVVIGDRVGSGPFDPALFRAVGREFSPGPDYIFTVNILYQMGIHATVDFIDIQEPKVYDSRQAAEDSCSWMLDQLTLEEQGALTRYLDNILIENQDGFWSMKEQRVAKWAVISFTPVRQGVGMV